The Eremothecium gossypii ATCC 10895 chromosome IV, complete sequence genome contains a region encoding:
- the CPR6 gene encoding peptidylprolyl isomerase CPR6 (Syntenic homolog of Saccharomyces cerevisiae YLR216C (CPR6)) — protein sequence MTERQKTYFDLSIGGKPAGRVVFEVYSDVTPKTAENFVRLCAGDAGECRTKPGVPLCYQGSLFHRVIKGFMCQFGDFTNGDGTGGESIYGEKFEDENFARKHDRPFLLSMANAGPNTNGSQCFITCAPTPHLDGKHVVFGEVIQGKRVVRAIERQETAADRPLADVRIDACGILPASYEVPADAEATPADEYGDDYEETLADDAKVDLADPRSVIRAVEAVKAIGTAQLQAARFDVAVQKYAKAAGFLQEYFPDDLPDADVAALEQLKVAVHLNLALAALKAGNHQRVLSAASEVLHGAADDKAKAKALYRRGLAYHHLKDPEMALTDLELAATYQPGDAGIAQAIVNARALKQKLREQQKKALSKMFS from the coding sequence ATGACCGAAAGACAGAAGACGTACTTTGACTTGAGCATCGGAGGCAAGCCCGCGGGCCGCGTCGTGTTCGAGGTGTACAGCGACGTGACGCCCAAGACCGCGGAAAACTTTGTCCGGCTGTGCGCGGGCGACGCGGGCGAGTGTCGCACCAAGCCCGGCGTGCCGCTCTGCTACCAGGGCTCGCTGTTCCACCGCGTGATCAAGGGCTTCATGTGCCAGTTCGGCGACTTCACCAACGGCGACGGCACGGGTGGCGAGTCCATCTACGGCGAGAAGTTCGAGGACGAGAACTTCGCGCGCAAGCACGACCGGCCGTTCCTGCTGTCGATGGCCAACGCCGGCCCCAACACCAACGGCTCGCAGTGCTTCATCACGTGCGCGCCCACGCCGCACCTGGACGGCAAGCACGTCGTGTTCGGCGAGGTGATCCAGGGCAAGCGCGTCGTGCGCGCCATCGAGCGCCAGGAGACCGCCGCGGACCGTCCGCTTGCGGACGTCCGCATCGACGCCTGCGGCATCCTGCCTGCGTCCTACGAGGTGCCCGCGGACGCCGAGGCTACGCCCGCAGACGAGTACGGCGACGACTACGAGGAGACCCTGGCCGACGACGCGAAGGTCGACCTGGCCGACCCCCGCAGCGTCATCCGCGCCGTTGAGGCCGTCAAGGCCATCGGCACCGCACAGCTCCAGGCTGCCCGCTTCGACGTTGCCGTCCAGAAGTACGCCAAGGCCGCCGGCTTCCTGCAGGAGTACTTCCCGGACGACCTGCCGGACGCAGATGTCGCCGCGCTCGAGCAGCTCAAGGTCGCCGTCCACCTCAACCTCGCGCTGGCCGCCCTGAAGGCCGGCAACCACCAGCGCGTGCTCTCCGCCGCCTCCGAGGTCCTGCACGGCGCCGCGGACGACAAGGCCAAGGCCAAGGCACTCTACCGCCGCGGCCTGGCATACCACCACCTCAAGGACCCGGAGATGGCCCTCACCGACCTCGAGCTCGCCGCCACCTACCAGCCGGGCGACGCCGGCATTGCGCAGGCCATCGTCAACGCCCGCGCGCTGAAGCAGAagctgcgcgagcagcaGAAAAAGGCCCTTTCCAAGATGTTCAGCTGA
- the SCM3 gene encoding Scm3p (Syntenic homolog of Saccharomyces cerevisiae YDL139C (SCM3)), whose translation MIKKRRTGRLRRLTGALRELLDERPAPPAADTRPAGVVYVMSRENEPIPRLSDAEVMERHRRADENMKQAWTRIIEKYEALDDQGDVVDLRTGEIVEDNGHIRGLADGVRAEVRYESALRDLVDVDEARGGVWSAEDTDGADSGAESEGAAESEGAASGAEHDDSATPEPPAPGPAARAPAPVD comes from the coding sequence ATGATCAAGAAGCGCAGAACGGGGCGGCTACGGCGGCTGAcgggcgcgctgcgcgagctgctggacgagcggcccgcgccgccggcggcggacACGCGGCCGGCGGGCGTCGTGTACGTGATGTCGCGTGAGAACGAGCCGATCCCGCGGCTGTCGGACGCGGAGGTGATGGAGCGCCACCGGCGCGCAGACGAGAACATGAAGCAGGCGTGGACGCGGATCATCGAGAAGTACGAGGCGCTGGACGACCAGGGCGACGTGGTGGACCTGCGCACGGGCGAGATCGTCGAGGACAACGGGCACATCCGCGGGCTGGCGGACGGCGTGCGCGCGGAGGTGCGCTACGAgagcgcgctgcgcgaccTGGTGGACGTCGACGaggcgcgcggcggcgtgtggagcgcggaggacacggacggcgcggacagcggcgcggagagcgagggcgcggcggagaGCGAGGGCGCGGCCAGCGGCGCGGAGCACGACGACTCCGCCACCCCGGagccgccggcgcccgggcccgcggcgcgcgcgcccgcgcctgTGGACTAG
- the COA4 gene encoding Coa4p (Syntenic homolog of Saccharomyces cerevisiae YLR218C (COA4)), translating into MAGDTEYYKQAVEEYAALKQDTDPEEWDRRIAQTGCYVENMALQLCHAETGDWRACAADMARFKACWAAQGNRERVRTVDR; encoded by the coding sequence ATGGCAGGAGACACAGAGTACTACAAGCAGGCGGTGGAGGAGTACGCGGCGCTCAAGCAGGACACGGACCCGGAGGAGTGGGACAGGCGGATCGCGCAGACGGGCTGCTACGTCGAGAATAtggcgctgcagctgtGCCACGCGGAGACCGGGGACTGGCGGGCGTGCGCGGCGGACATGGCGCGGTTCAAGGCGTGCTGGGCGGCGCAGGGCAACCGCGAGCGCGTGCGCACGGTGGACCGGTGA